One Mycolicibacterium pulveris genomic region harbors:
- the recC gene encoding exodeoxyribonuclease V subunit gamma translates to MALFIHRAERTDLLADGLGALLSDPLADPFAEELVIVPAKGIERWLSQRLSHVLGRAGGDDGVCAGIAFRNPRSLIAELLGIDNGADDPWAPDAMVWPLLEVIDASCTEPWCEPLATHLGHFEAGEEKELRQGRRYAVARRLAGLFASYARQRPQLLVDWEDGVDADVPTDLLWQPPLWRALLDKVDADPPHIRHAKTVAMLEESPTELPQRLSLFGHTRLPSTEIELLRALSTHHDLHLWLPHPSDRLWSSLRGVHGQIPRREDTSHREVDHPLLATLGRDLRELQRALPADPHTDEYLPGPERPDTLLGWLQSDITANAVRPKGRVHNASDRSVQVHSCHGPARQIDVLREVLLGLLADDPTLEPRDILVMCPDIETYAPLIVAGFGLGDMIKGVHPAHQLRVKLADRALTQTNPLLGVASQLLALAGGRATSSEVLNLAHAAPVRARFGLTDDDLEDITRWVRQANIRWGFDREHRQPFGVDFIQNTWRFGIDRVLAGVAMSDDSHAWIDTTLPLDDVSSNRVELAGKLAEYVDRLQRVAESLTGARPLKDWLAALTDGVQLLTDVGDADAWQISQLQREFGDVLAGAGSRADTLLRLPDIRALLQRHLAGRPTRANFRTGTLTVCTMVPMRSVPHRVVCLVGLDDGVFPRHGIVGGDDALARDPMTGERDIRSEDRQLLLDAINAATETLVITYTGANEYSGLQRPPAVPLAELLDALDLTTEQPVRKRVVVEHPLQPFDTRNVIPGGLVPEQPFSFDPTVLRAAQTRSGERHERPAFISGPLPDPSADDVVLADLVAFLRDPVKGFYRALDYTLPWEVDGVEDAMPVDIDALEEWTVGDRMLHDMLRGMDPDEARQAEWRRGTLPPGNLGWRKATEIRDQAALLAEAAAPYRSAEPWAVDLDIDLGSGRRLTGTVSPLFRNHLVSVTYSKLDGRHLLPSWIRLLALAVHDPGREWSAVCIGRRKHGTNPREDTLRAPAGGAAALLADLVALYDEGRREPLPLPVKTSFAWAEAKHSRRDPEWAAGNRWRTQNYRGEDQEPAHVRTWGRGAWLKVLIDKGLDSYASRLWLPMLEALD, encoded by the coding sequence ATGGCTCTGTTTATCCATCGGGCTGAACGCACCGACCTGCTCGCCGACGGACTGGGCGCACTGCTGTCGGATCCCCTGGCCGACCCGTTCGCCGAAGAGCTGGTCATCGTGCCCGCCAAGGGCATCGAGCGCTGGCTGAGCCAGCGGCTCTCGCACGTGCTGGGCCGGGCCGGCGGCGACGACGGGGTCTGCGCGGGCATCGCGTTTCGCAACCCGCGCTCGCTGATCGCGGAGTTGCTCGGCATCGACAACGGTGCCGACGACCCGTGGGCGCCCGACGCCATGGTGTGGCCGCTGCTGGAGGTGATCGACGCCAGCTGCACCGAGCCCTGGTGCGAACCGCTGGCCACCCACCTCGGCCACTTCGAGGCCGGCGAGGAGAAGGAGCTGCGCCAGGGCCGCCGCTACGCGGTGGCGCGCCGGCTGGCCGGGCTGTTCGCCTCCTACGCGCGGCAGCGCCCGCAGCTGCTGGTCGACTGGGAAGACGGCGTCGACGCCGACGTGCCAACGGATCTGCTGTGGCAACCGCCGCTGTGGCGGGCCCTGCTCGACAAGGTCGACGCCGACCCGCCGCACATCCGACATGCGAAAACCGTTGCGATGCTTGAGGAATCGCCCACCGAGCTGCCGCAGCGCCTCTCGTTGTTCGGCCACACCCGGCTGCCCAGCACCGAGATCGAGCTGCTGCGCGCGCTGTCCACCCACCACGACCTGCACCTGTGGCTGCCGCATCCCAGCGACCGGCTGTGGTCCTCGCTGCGGGGCGTGCACGGGCAGATCCCCCGCCGCGAGGACACCAGCCACCGCGAGGTCGACCACCCGCTGCTGGCCACCCTCGGCCGCGACCTGCGCGAGCTGCAGCGCGCCCTGCCCGCCGACCCCCACACCGACGAATACCTGCCCGGCCCCGAACGCCCCGACACCCTGCTGGGTTGGCTGCAGTCCGACATCACCGCCAACGCGGTGCGCCCGAAGGGCCGGGTGCACAACGCATCCGACCGTTCCGTGCAGGTGCACAGCTGCCACGGCCCGGCACGGCAGATCGACGTGCTGCGCGAGGTGCTGCTCGGGCTGCTCGCCGACGATCCGACGCTGGAGCCGCGCGACATCCTGGTGATGTGCCCGGACATCGAGACCTACGCGCCGCTGATCGTGGCGGGCTTCGGGCTCGGCGACATGATCAAGGGCGTGCACCCGGCGCATCAACTGCGGGTCAAGCTCGCCGACCGCGCGCTGACCCAGACCAACCCGCTGCTCGGTGTCGCGTCGCAGCTGCTCGCGCTGGCCGGCGGGCGGGCCACGTCCAGCGAGGTGCTCAACCTCGCGCACGCCGCGCCGGTGCGGGCCCGGTTCGGCCTGACCGACGACGACCTCGAGGACATCACCCGCTGGGTCCGCCAGGCCAACATCCGCTGGGGTTTCGACCGCGAGCATCGCCAACCGTTCGGCGTCGACTTCATCCAGAACACTTGGCGTTTCGGCATCGACCGGGTGCTCGCCGGGGTGGCGATGTCCGACGACTCGCACGCCTGGATCGACACCACGCTGCCGCTCGACGACGTCAGCAGCAACCGCGTCGAGCTGGCGGGCAAGCTGGCCGAGTACGTCGATCGGTTACAGCGGGTCGCCGAATCCCTCACCGGCGCAAGGCCGTTGAAGGACTGGCTGGCCGCGCTGACCGATGGTGTCCAGCTGCTCACCGATGTCGGGGACGCCGACGCGTGGCAGATCAGCCAGTTGCAGCGCGAATTCGGTGACGTGCTCGCCGGCGCCGGGTCGCGCGCCGACACCCTGTTGCGGCTGCCCGACATCCGCGCGCTGCTGCAGCGGCATCTGGCCGGCAGGCCGACGCGGGCCAACTTCCGCACCGGCACGCTGACGGTGTGCACGATGGTGCCGATGCGCTCGGTGCCGCACCGGGTGGTGTGTCTGGTCGGGCTGGACGACGGCGTGTTCCCGCGGCACGGCATCGTCGGCGGCGACGACGCGCTGGCCCGCGACCCGATGACCGGTGAGCGCGACATCCGTTCCGAAGACCGGCAATTGCTGCTCGACGCGATCAACGCGGCCACCGAGACGCTGGTGATCACCTATACCGGCGCCAACGAGTACTCGGGGCTCCAGCGCCCGCCGGCGGTGCCGCTGGCCGAACTGCTCGACGCGCTGGACCTCACCACCGAGCAGCCCGTGCGCAAGCGTGTGGTCGTCGAGCACCCGCTGCAGCCCTTCGACACCCGCAACGTCATCCCCGGCGGGCTGGTGCCCGAGCAGCCGTTCTCGTTCGACCCGACGGTGCTGCGGGCCGCGCAGACCCGAAGCGGCGAACGACACGAACGCCCGGCGTTCATCTCCGGTCCGCTGCCCGACCCGAGCGCCGACGACGTGGTGCTCGCCGACCTCGTGGCGTTTCTGCGCGATCCGGTCAAGGGCTTCTACCGGGCCCTGGACTACACGCTGCCGTGGGAGGTCGACGGCGTCGAGGACGCGATGCCGGTCGACATCGACGCGCTCGAGGAGTGGACGGTCGGCGACCGGATGCTGCACGACATGCTGCGCGGCATGGACCCCGACGAGGCCCGCCAGGCCGAGTGGCGCCGCGGCACCCTGCCTCCGGGAAACCTGGGCTGGCGCAAGGCCACCGAGATCCGCGACCAGGCGGCACTGCTCGCCGAGGCCGCCGCACCGTACCGCAGCGCCGAACCCTGGGCCGTCGACCTCGACATCGACCTGGGCTCCGGGCGGCGGCTCACCGGCACCGTGTCCCCGTTGTTCCGGAACCATCTGGTCTCGGTGACCTACTCCAAGCTGGACGGGCGCCACCTGCTGCCGTCATGGATCCGGTTGCTGGCGTTGGCCGTTCACGATCCGGGCCGCGAATGGTCGGCGGTCTGCATCGGCAGGCGCAAGCACGGCACCAATCCGCGGGAGGACACGCTGCGCGCCCCCGCCGGTGGTGCCGCCGCACTGCTGGCCGACCTGGTGGCGCTGTACGACGAGGGCCGTCGCGAGCCGTTGCCGCTGCCGGTCAAGACGTCGTTCGCATGGGCGGAGGCCAAACACAGTCGCCGCGACCCCGAATGGGCGGCGGGCAACCGGTGGCGCACCCAGAACTACCGGGGTGAGGATCAGGAGCCCGCGCACGTGCGCACGTGGGGCCGGGGCGCATGGCTGAAGGTCCTCATCGACAAGGGGCTCGACTCGTACGCGAGCAGGCTGTGGCTGCCGATGCTGGAGGCCCTGGACTGA
- a CDS encoding tartrate dehydrogenase: MSSIAVIPGDGIGSEVIESARAVLDAVAAKHEIDLSYTEFDWSCQRYEREGAMMPDDGIETLSRFDAILLGAVGWPGVPDHVSLWGLLIPIRRAFRQYVNLRPIRVFDGVASPLRQADGVDFVVVRENVEGEYSEIGGRLNRGFPDEMAVQESVFTRAGISRIADFAFELARKRRGYVTSATKSNGIVHTLPFWDQIVAERAEQFPDVRFDSEHIDALAAKFVLQPQRFDVVVGSNLFGDILSDLAAAVAGSIGIAPSANLDPTKRYPSMFEPVHGSAPDIAGRGVANPAGAVWSAALMLEHLRHPQAAAEVLAAMESTLASPDTRTADLGGSASTADVTQALVTRVISAR; encoded by the coding sequence ATGAGCTCCATCGCCGTCATCCCCGGGGACGGGATCGGTTCGGAAGTGATCGAATCGGCACGCGCCGTGCTCGACGCCGTCGCCGCCAAACACGAAATCGACTTGTCCTACACCGAATTCGACTGGTCCTGCCAACGCTACGAACGCGAGGGCGCGATGATGCCCGACGACGGCATCGAAACTCTCAGCCGCTTCGACGCCATCCTGCTCGGCGCGGTCGGCTGGCCCGGCGTGCCCGACCACGTGTCGCTGTGGGGGCTGCTGATCCCGATCCGGCGGGCGTTTCGCCAGTACGTCAACCTGCGCCCGATCCGGGTGTTCGACGGCGTCGCGAGCCCGCTGCGGCAGGCCGACGGCGTGGACTTCGTCGTCGTGCGCGAGAACGTCGAGGGCGAGTACAGCGAGATCGGGGGCCGGCTCAACCGCGGCTTCCCCGACGAGATGGCCGTTCAGGAGTCGGTGTTCACCCGCGCCGGGATCAGCCGCATCGCCGACTTCGCGTTCGAACTCGCCCGCAAGCGGCGCGGATACGTCACGTCGGCCACCAAGTCCAACGGCATCGTGCACACCCTGCCGTTCTGGGACCAGATCGTGGCCGAACGCGCCGAGCAGTTCCCCGACGTCCGCTTCGACAGCGAGCACATCGACGCGCTGGCCGCCAAGTTCGTCCTGCAACCGCAGCGCTTCGACGTCGTGGTGGGCTCAAACCTGTTCGGCGACATCCTTTCTGACCTCGCTGCGGCGGTCGCCGGGTCGATCGGGATCGCGCCGTCGGCCAACCTCGACCCCACCAAGCGCTATCCGTCGATGTTCGAGCCGGTGCACGGCTCGGCCCCCGACATCGCAGGCCGGGGCGTCGCCAACCCGGCCGGCGCGGTCTGGTCGGCGGCGTTGATGCTCGAACACCTCAGGCACCCGCAGGCCGCCGCCGAGGTGCTGGCCGCGATGGAGTCCACGCTGGCCAGCCCCGACACCCGCACCGCCGACCTCGGTGGCAGCGCCTCGACCGCCGACGTGACGCAGGCCCTCGTCACGCGGGTGATTTCGGCGCGCTAA
- a CDS encoding universal stress protein produces the protein MSDQQGIVVGVDGSPASMAAVEWAARDAELRNVPLKVVYVVVPLVVTEGWSEAAGDYAHFQQEQARQIVEHAHKVAVEATSSDRAAQVSTETFHAPVVPTLVELSKRADMVVVGSRGQGAVARALMGSVSSGVAHRAHCPVAVVHDDVPFAERAQAPVVVGIDGSSASELATQIAFDEASRRGVELVALHAWSDMGPLGLPRTNWAPIEWRNIKEQEEALLAQRLAGWQEQYPDVVVRRVVVCDQPTPRLLEQAETAQLVVVGSHGRGGFPGMLLGSVSSAVANAAQIPVIIARMPRD, from the coding sequence GTGTCGGATCAACAGGGCATCGTGGTCGGTGTCGACGGCTCCCCCGCCTCGATGGCGGCGGTCGAGTGGGCCGCGCGCGACGCCGAGTTACGCAACGTACCGCTGAAGGTCGTTTATGTCGTCGTGCCGCTGGTGGTCACCGAGGGATGGTCCGAGGCCGCGGGCGACTACGCGCACTTCCAGCAGGAGCAGGCGCGCCAGATCGTCGAGCACGCCCACAAGGTCGCCGTGGAGGCCACGTCCTCGGACCGCGCCGCCCAGGTAAGCACCGAGACCTTTCACGCCCCCGTGGTACCGACCCTGGTGGAGCTGTCCAAGCGGGCCGACATGGTCGTGGTAGGCAGCCGCGGGCAGGGCGCGGTGGCGCGGGCCCTGATGGGCTCGGTCAGCTCCGGCGTGGCGCATCGCGCGCACTGCCCGGTGGCCGTCGTCCACGACGACGTACCGTTCGCCGAGCGCGCGCAGGCCCCGGTGGTGGTCGGCATCGACGGGTCATCGGCCTCGGAGCTCGCGACGCAGATCGCCTTCGACGAGGCCTCGCGCCGCGGCGTCGAGCTGGTGGCGCTGCACGCTTGGAGCGACATGGGCCCGCTGGGGTTGCCGCGGACGAACTGGGCGCCCATCGAATGGCGCAACATCAAAGAGCAGGAAGAAGCCCTGCTCGCCCAGCGGCTGGCGGGATGGCAGGAGCAGTATCCCGACGTCGTCGTGCGCCGGGTCGTGGTGTGTGACCAGCCGACACCGCGGCTGCTGGAGCAGGCCGAAACCGCTCAGCTGGTGGTGGTCGGCAGCCACGGCCGCGGCGGGTTCCCCGGCATGCTGCTGGGCTCGGTCAGCTCCGCGGTCGCCAACGCCGCGCAGATCCCGGTGATCATCGCCCGCATGCCTCGGGACTGA
- a CDS encoding ZIP family metal transporter: MSVLGWIVVSGLAMSALALVGGVALLLPQPVFSRVVLPMVALAAGTLVGGALFHMLPESIEVLGNQFAVYVWVAAGMVSFHILEQFLHWHHCHRAVGEHEPLGYLILIADGLHNLVGGVAVGSAFIVDIRLGILTWVVAAAHEIPQELGDFGILIHSGWSARNALMYNVVSALTFLLGGLIAYGFAGHVNVAFLVPFAAGNFIYIALADLLPEITSAPHPREKALYTAIFIVGLVLLGMIALL; the protein is encoded by the coding sequence ATGTCGGTGCTGGGCTGGATCGTGGTGTCGGGTCTGGCGATGAGCGCGTTGGCCCTGGTCGGCGGTGTGGCCTTGCTGTTGCCGCAGCCGGTGTTCTCGCGCGTGGTGTTGCCGATGGTGGCGCTGGCCGCGGGAACTCTGGTGGGCGGGGCGCTGTTTCACATGCTGCCCGAGTCGATAGAGGTGCTGGGCAACCAGTTCGCGGTCTATGTGTGGGTGGCCGCAGGCATGGTCTCGTTTCACATCCTCGAGCAATTCCTGCACTGGCACCATTGTCACCGCGCGGTCGGCGAGCATGAGCCGCTCGGCTATCTGATCCTGATCGCCGACGGATTGCACAACCTCGTCGGCGGCGTCGCGGTCGGCAGTGCGTTCATCGTCGACATCCGGCTGGGGATCCTCACCTGGGTGGTCGCGGCCGCCCACGAGATCCCGCAGGAGCTGGGCGATTTCGGGATCCTCATACACAGCGGCTGGAGCGCGCGGAACGCGCTGATGTACAACGTCGTCTCGGCGCTCACGTTTCTGCTGGGCGGGTTGATCGCGTACGGCTTCGCCGGGCACGTCAACGTCGCGTTCCTGGTGCCGTTTGCCGCGGGCAACTTCATCTACATCGCCCTGGCTGACCTGCTGCCCGAGATCACCAGCGCCCCACACCCTCGCGAGAAGGCGTTGTACACCGCGATCTTCATCGTCGGGCTGGTGCTGCTCGGGATGATCGCCTTGCTTTGA
- the recD gene encoding exodeoxyribonuclease V subunit alpha: MTSVEWRRAVSARGLLRRFTDDELIESSDVHVAQRLTQLAGESDERVALAVALLVRALRGGSVCLDLPSAEAQVEVSGLAAAVRASPLTGVALRVDGKLLYLDRYWREEQQVCDDILAMLAAQPARASADVDRLFPAGFEEQRAAAKVALSQGLTVLTGGPGTGKTTTVARLLALLAGGTRLRIALAAPTGKAAARLQEAVQTEVDKLSAADRSALAGLQATTLHRLLGSRPDTSARFRHNRANRLPHDVIVVDETSMVSLTMMARLLEAVRPDARLILVGDPDQLASVEAGAVLADLVDGLGAQRIAELKTSHRFGESIGALAAAIRAGDADAAVEVLRAGDAHIEWADTDEPAEHLRKILVPWAIELRQAAILGDDTAALATVKQHRLLCAHRRGPYGVRYWNHQVERWLAERTGEPIWSDWYAGRPVLVTANDYGLGLYNGDTGVTVQRDGVLRAVIAGTSRSEFATSRLADVETMHAMTIHKSQGSQADEVTVLLPPQDSRLLTRELFYTAVTRAKSRVRVVGPEASVRAAIERRAVRASGLAHRLAG, from the coding sequence ATGACGAGCGTGGAGTGGCGACGGGCGGTCAGCGCGAGGGGCCTGCTGCGCAGGTTCACCGACGACGAGCTGATCGAGTCGTCGGATGTGCATGTGGCGCAACGGTTGACGCAGTTGGCGGGCGAGTCCGACGAGCGGGTGGCGTTGGCGGTCGCGCTGCTGGTGCGGGCGCTGCGGGGCGGGTCGGTGTGCCTGGATCTGCCGTCGGCCGAGGCGCAGGTGGAGGTATCGGGGCTGGCGGCGGCGGTGCGGGCGAGCCCGCTGACGGGGGTGGCCCTGCGCGTCGACGGGAAACTGCTCTACCTCGACCGGTACTGGCGCGAGGAGCAGCAGGTCTGCGACGACATCCTGGCGATGCTGGCCGCCCAGCCGGCGCGGGCGTCGGCCGATGTCGACCGGCTGTTTCCGGCGGGGTTCGAGGAGCAGCGCGCTGCGGCGAAAGTGGCGCTGTCACAGGGGCTGACGGTGCTGACCGGCGGCCCGGGTACGGGCAAGACGACGACGGTGGCGCGGCTGCTGGCGTTGTTGGCGGGCGGAACCCGGTTGCGGATCGCGTTGGCGGCGCCGACGGGTAAGGCCGCGGCGCGGCTGCAGGAGGCCGTGCAGACCGAGGTCGACAAGCTGTCGGCGGCCGACCGGTCCGCGCTGGCGGGCCTGCAGGCGACGACGCTGCACCGGCTGCTGGGCAGCCGGCCGGACACGTCGGCGCGGTTCCGGCACAACCGGGCAAATCGGTTGCCGCACGACGTGATCGTCGTCGACGAGACGTCGATGGTGTCGTTGACGATGATGGCGCGGCTGCTGGAGGCGGTGCGCCCGGATGCGCGGTTGATCCTCGTGGGCGATCCGGACCAGCTGGCGTCGGTGGAGGCCGGCGCGGTGCTGGCAGACCTGGTGGACGGGTTGGGGGCGCAGCGGATCGCGGAGCTGAAGACGTCGCACCGGTTCGGCGAGTCGATCGGCGCGCTGGCGGCGGCGATCCGGGCGGGCGACGCCGATGCCGCCGTCGAGGTGTTGCGTGCGGGCGATGCCCACATCGAATGGGCCGACACCGACGAGCCCGCCGAGCACTTGCGAAAGATACTGGTGCCGTGGGCGATTGAGCTTCGGCAGGCAGCGATCCTGGGTGACGACACCGCGGCGTTGGCCACAGTGAAGCAGCACCGGTTGTTGTGCGCGCATCGCCGCGGCCCGTACGGCGTGCGGTACTGGAATCATCAGGTCGAGCGGTGGCTGGCCGAACGCACCGGCGAGCCGATCTGGTCGGACTGGTATGCGGGCCGGCCGGTGTTGGTGACGGCCAACGACTATGGGCTCGGGCTCTACAACGGCGACACCGGCGTCACGGTGCAGCGCGACGGGGTGCTGCGGGCGGTGATCGCGGGCACGTCGCGGTCGGAGTTCGCGACCAGCCGGCTGGCCGATGTCGAGACCATGCACGCGATGACGATCCACAAGTCGCAGGGCAGCCAGGCCGACGAGGTGACCGTGCTGTTGCCGCCGCAGGACTCGCGGCTGTTGACCCGCGAGCTGTTCTATACGGCGGTGACGCGGGCCAAGTCGCGGGTGCGCGTCGTCGGCCCGGAGGCGTCGGTGAGGGCGGCGATCGAGCGGCGGGCGGTGCGAGCGTCGGGCTTGGCCCACCGCCTCGCCGGCTGA
- the recB gene encoding exodeoxyribonuclease V subunit beta, whose product MKAFDLLGPLPAPGSTTVLEASAGTGKTFALAGLVTRYIADGEATLDQMLLITFGRSATQELRDRVRSQIVDAVAAFDDPAVAGDNQLIQQLLKGNPAELEARCRRLRDALASFDAATIATIHQFCQMVLRSLGVAGDTDAGVTLVDSLDELVTEIADDLYLRHFGRERDDPLLSHADALRLAREVVKHPATQLRPVDPEPDSRAAVCVQFAKDVLAELEIRKRRGGILGYDDLLSRLAGALAAPDSPAQVRMYRRWPIVMVDEFQDTDPVQWQVLERAFSGRSTLILIGDPKQAIYAFRGGDIVTYLKAAETAGVRMTLGKNWRSDGALVSRLQAVLQGAELGDPRIVVHPVEAHHQGSRLKGAGDPFRLRVVRRESFGRNGTQVIPIADLREHIPRDLAADISELLTGGATFDGRGLCPRDVAVIVERHDDARACYQALCDAGIPAVYTGDTNIFKSEAADDWLCLLEAFDQPHRPGMVRATAATLFFGETADGLVRGGDALTDAVADTLREWAGHARERGVAAIFEAAQLNGMSDRVLSWQGGERLMTDLAHVTQLLQEAAHREHFSLPALRDWLRAQREERSAAVEHFRRLDHDATAVQVMTVWAAKGLQFPVVYLPFAFQRSVPKPDLVLFHEGDTRCLHVGGKDSPDYADVARLGVAEDASDDSRLTYVAMTRAQAQVVAWWAPAFNEPNGGLSRLMRDRRPGDSAVPHRCSPEKISDDDAMTRFKEWEAAGGPVVEESVLRPIKPLPRPSVPDTLAARHFHRSIDTSWRRTSYSGLIRAAEATPVSSEPEVDELDDEVAEIPLVTSPVGSDVPSPMGDLPTGAKFGSLVHAVLETADPFAPDLETELRAHIVEHSVWWPVDVNAEDLAAAMVPIHDTPLGPLAPGKTLRQIGLRDRMREMEFEFPLGGGHLRAVGELLRTHLPADDPLASYADRLTGAALGGQPLKGYLSGSVDAVLRVDDRYLVVDYKTNWLGDPSRPLTAADYGQPRLVEAMLHSDYPLQALLYSVVLHRFLRWRLAGYDPSRHLGGVLYLFLRGMCGPQTPLVDGHPAGVFSWRPPAALTVELSELLA is encoded by the coding sequence ATGAAGGCCTTCGACCTGCTGGGCCCGCTGCCGGCGCCGGGCTCGACCACCGTGCTGGAGGCCAGCGCGGGCACCGGAAAGACGTTCGCGCTCGCGGGGCTGGTCACGCGCTACATCGCCGACGGCGAGGCGACGCTGGACCAGATGCTGCTGATCACGTTCGGGCGCTCGGCCACCCAGGAGCTGCGCGACCGCGTGCGGAGCCAAATCGTCGACGCCGTCGCGGCTTTCGACGACCCTGCGGTGGCGGGCGATAACCAGCTGATCCAACAGCTGCTGAAGGGCAACCCCGCAGAACTCGAGGCGCGATGCCGACGGCTGCGGGACGCGCTGGCCTCCTTCGACGCGGCGACGATCGCCACCATCCACCAGTTCTGTCAGATGGTGCTGCGCTCGCTGGGGGTGGCCGGGGACACGGACGCGGGTGTGACGTTGGTGGACAGCCTCGACGAGCTGGTCACCGAGATCGCCGACGACCTCTACCTGCGCCACTTCGGCCGCGAGCGCGACGACCCGCTGCTGAGCCACGCCGACGCGCTGCGCCTGGCCCGCGAGGTGGTCAAGCACCCGGCCACTCAGTTACGCCCGGTGGACCCGGAGCCGGACTCACGGGCCGCGGTGTGCGTGCAGTTCGCGAAAGACGTTCTGGCCGAGCTGGAAATCCGCAAGCGCCGCGGGGGCATTCTCGGCTACGACGACCTGCTCAGCCGGCTGGCCGGCGCGCTGGCGGCCCCGGACTCCCCCGCGCAGGTGCGGATGTATCGGCGCTGGCCGATCGTGATGGTCGACGAGTTCCAGGACACCGACCCGGTGCAGTGGCAGGTGCTCGAGCGGGCGTTCTCCGGGCGCTCCACCCTGATCCTGATCGGCGATCCCAAGCAGGCCATCTACGCGTTTCGCGGCGGCGACATCGTCACCTACCTCAAGGCCGCCGAGACCGCGGGTGTGCGCATGACGCTCGGCAAGAATTGGCGCAGCGACGGCGCGCTGGTCAGCCGGCTGCAGGCGGTGCTGCAAGGCGCCGAGCTCGGCGATCCGCGCATCGTCGTGCATCCGGTCGAGGCGCACCACCAGGGTTCACGGCTGAAGGGAGCCGGCGATCCGTTCCGGCTGCGGGTGGTGCGACGGGAGAGCTTCGGGCGCAACGGAACCCAGGTGATACCGATCGCTGACCTGCGTGAGCACATTCCCCGCGACCTCGCCGCCGACATCAGCGAACTGCTCACCGGCGGCGCCACGTTCGACGGCCGCGGCCTCTGCCCGCGCGATGTCGCGGTGATCGTGGAGCGCCACGATGATGCCCGCGCGTGCTATCAGGCGCTGTGCGACGCGGGCATTCCCGCCGTGTACACCGGCGACACGAACATCTTCAAGTCCGAGGCCGCCGACGACTGGCTGTGCCTGTTGGAGGCGTTCGACCAGCCGCACCGGCCCGGCATGGTGCGCGCCACCGCGGCGACGCTGTTCTTCGGTGAGACCGCCGACGGTCTGGTGCGCGGCGGCGACGCGCTCACCGACGCGGTGGCGGACACGTTGCGCGAGTGGGCCGGTCATGCCCGCGAGCGCGGCGTGGCCGCGATCTTCGAGGCTGCGCAGCTCAACGGCATGAGCGACCGAGTGTTGTCGTGGCAGGGCGGTGAGCGGTTGATGACCGACCTGGCCCACGTCACCCAGCTGCTGCAGGAGGCCGCGCACCGCGAACACTTCAGCCTGCCCGCCCTGCGCGACTGGCTGCGCGCCCAGCGCGAGGAACGCAGCGCCGCGGTGGAGCACTTCCGGCGGCTGGACCACGACGCGACCGCCGTGCAGGTCATGACGGTGTGGGCGGCCAAGGGCCTGCAGTTTCCGGTGGTGTACCTGCCGTTCGCGTTTCAGCGGTCCGTGCCGAAGCCCGACCTGGTGCTGTTCCACGAGGGCGACACCCGCTGTCTGCATGTCGGCGGCAAGGACAGCCCCGACTACGCCGACGTGGCCAGGCTGGGGGTCGCCGAGGACGCCAGCGACGACAGCCGGTTGACGTATGTGGCGATGACGCGGGCACAGGCCCAGGTGGTCGCGTGGTGGGCCCCGGCGTTCAACGAACCCAACGGCGGGCTGTCGCGGCTGATGCGGGACCGTCGACCCGGCGACTCCGCGGTACCCCATCGCTGCTCGCCGGAGAAAATCAGCGACGACGACGCGATGACGCGGTTCAAGGAGTGGGAGGCCGCGGGCGGACCGGTCGTCGAAGAGTCGGTGTTGCGGCCGATCAAGCCGCTGCCGCGCCCGTCGGTGCCGGACACGTTGGCGGCCAGGCATTTTCACCGCTCGATCGACACGTCCTGGCGGCGCACGTCGTACTCGGGGCTGATCCGCGCCGCGGAGGCGACGCCGGTGAGCAGCGAGCCCGAGGTCGACGAGCTCGACGACGAGGTCGCCGAGATACCGCTGGTGACCTCGCCGGTCGGCTCCGATGTGCCGTCGCCGATGGGCGACCTGCCGACAGGGGCGAAGTTCGGCTCGCTGGTGCACGCCGTGTTGGAGACCGCCGACCCGTTCGCACCCGACCTCGAAACCGAGCTTCGGGCCCACATCGTCGAGCACTCGGTGTGGTGGCCCGTCGACGTCAACGCCGAGGATCTGGCGGCGGCGATGGTGCCGATTCACGACACCCCGCTGGGTCCGCTGGCGCCGGGAAAGACGCTGCGCCAGATCGGGTTGCGGGACCGCATGCGTGAGATGGAGTTCGAGTTCCCGCTGGGTGGCGGGCACCTTCGCGCGGTCGGTGAGCTGCTGCGAACGCACCTGCCCGCCGACGACCCGCTGGCGTCGTACGCCGATCGGCTGACCGGCGCGGCGTTGGGCGGACAGCCGTTGAAGGGATACCTGTCGGGCTCGGTGGACGCGGTGCTGCGCGTCGACGACCGCTATCTGGTGGTCGACTACAAGACGAACTGGCTGGGTGACCCGTCGCGGCCATTGACCGCCGCCGACTACGGGCAGCCGCGACTGGTGGAGGCGATGCTGCATTCGGACTATCCGCTGCAGGCGCTGCTGTACAGCGTTGTGCTGCACCGGTTCCTGCGGTGGCGGCTGGCCGGTTACGACCCGTCGCGGCATCTGGGCGGGGTGCTGTACCTGTTCCTGCGCGGGATGTGCGGGCCGCAGACCCCGCTGGTCGACGGCCATCCCGCGGGGGTGTTCAGTTGGAGGCCGCCCGCGGCGCTGACGGTCGAGCTGTCGGAGTTGCTGGCATGA